A portion of the Microlunatus phosphovorus NM-1 genome contains these proteins:
- a CDS encoding FG-GAP repeat domain-containing protein gives MTRTRRRSISAWIAALLGLMLVITLVPAAEAKPDRKPRPKPSPTVSAPAPAPALTCPNPNPDLDYLCAKGPTYNIPALTDLNGWNDDHPEHFANIRYGDLNGDGADEMVARGATGIQVYRFDAALGQWSQIKIDPILSDADGWNKQAYWSTLQVGDVTGDGKAEVVIRGPKGIIAYRYVPGATRDVASWEQLAGNPPLSDPTKDNDPDNYLTMKLVPLGSPEGSTKKNVLYRLKTGVVLFRWVEGVWEQSSLNASFNDEAGYTNAAYYSTIHEYDTKTLIARSPHGVVTYTFDGTESRADGWGAWYFGTEPGQAGPFNGNPYDNSEFYSTVKPIRGLSAAASVAGRVPGGLVIQTLQPDNTWQTSPTLNIGADSMWSQAQHWGTFRVADVDGDGREDVLARSSTGLQVWSFDPDTNAWSTWSSGVPALTDDLWSNPSRFSTIDTPRLDPASTAHALVARGTHGVRTWRLDPASKTFARYRPYGNFPTLDQPALVAAQQLLELAIPVRNTYMSANIDNTALQLKQYMDDLVARCNGQPISENPNRYETCTPPNGSGVSVDSWTTTSNQLISELYWASQAVTHFDHLSDLKNALFVDENSEFPSIVDDLKLGQAQSIRAPAPSKPGPDLLGLFEGVADLAAPVMALIPGGEGGSILLELTAAALAITASTTPESDPDDHSVNDEFTPTYNEVQKTIATNQQHMQDAINNHKHHVLADYGLLSTVGHQVSAQVWILDQDGLLSVSRYAFTRWVYNKFLPALWDRWQVSKCMDLTTVAVRDRDRVDWFNWGCASAQPGERPPIYVGEIQNKWVNETLVESWYPTLPGEPPNELEIDFTSWDGYHSRGRPCTGPDNALFSLKPDSWGAYGYSCDFRNNYLTGPYFMTTYILRTPVSKECSYDGVGTGRWEYGDCTLGIGLDELNSWGFATRTCDYWRNTYQNGSHDGEECFNAQPASGVTVASAILRGSNSGQVSASFTDTIPKGFDLRRAKVELFKVLHEEGGSGGLVNTSKGEDVFPQTVRLKKASKKKAEFTIRGKPSIKGTLKVRGDQLAVQLKITGSKFDEAQRCATQSSTHLNTHILVTDKRGRYVQIYGSAPWTCVKDKKDRLVRLEYGTTASTKRTR, from the coding sequence ATGACTCGTACGCGCCGACGCTCCATCAGTGCCTGGATAGCCGCACTCCTCGGACTGATGCTGGTGATCACACTGGTGCCGGCCGCGGAGGCGAAGCCGGACCGGAAGCCCAGGCCGAAACCGAGTCCCACGGTCAGCGCCCCGGCACCCGCGCCGGCGCTCACCTGCCCGAATCCGAACCCGGACCTGGACTACCTGTGCGCGAAGGGCCCGACCTACAACATCCCGGCACTGACCGACCTGAACGGCTGGAACGACGACCATCCCGAGCACTTCGCCAACATCCGCTACGGCGACCTTAACGGCGACGGGGCTGACGAGATGGTTGCTCGGGGCGCCACCGGCATCCAGGTCTACCGCTTCGATGCCGCTCTCGGTCAGTGGAGCCAGATCAAGATCGACCCGATCCTCTCCGACGCCGACGGCTGGAACAAGCAGGCGTACTGGTCGACCCTGCAGGTCGGCGACGTCACTGGCGACGGGAAGGCGGAGGTGGTGATCCGCGGACCGAAGGGCATCATCGCCTACCGCTACGTCCCCGGGGCCACCAGAGATGTCGCGAGCTGGGAGCAGCTGGCCGGTAACCCGCCATTGAGCGACCCGACCAAGGACAACGACCCGGACAACTACCTGACGATGAAGCTGGTGCCGCTGGGTTCCCCGGAAGGCTCCACCAAGAAGAACGTGCTGTACCGGCTGAAGACCGGTGTGGTCTTGTTCCGGTGGGTCGAGGGCGTCTGGGAGCAGTCGTCGCTCAACGCATCGTTCAATGACGAGGCGGGCTACACCAACGCGGCCTACTACAGCACGATCCACGAGTACGACACCAAGACCTTGATCGCCCGGTCACCCCACGGAGTGGTGACCTACACCTTCGATGGCACCGAGTCGAGAGCCGATGGTTGGGGGGCCTGGTACTTCGGTACCGAACCTGGGCAGGCCGGGCCCTTCAACGGCAACCCGTACGACAATTCCGAGTTCTACTCCACGGTCAAGCCGATCCGTGGCCTGTCCGCCGCAGCCTCTGTGGCCGGCAGGGTCCCCGGAGGCCTGGTGATCCAGACCTTGCAGCCCGACAACACCTGGCAGACATCGCCGACGCTCAACATCGGCGCAGACAGCATGTGGAGCCAGGCCCAGCATTGGGGCACTTTCCGGGTCGCCGACGTCGACGGGGACGGCCGGGAGGACGTGCTGGCCCGCAGCAGCACCGGTCTCCAGGTCTGGAGCTTCGACCCCGACACCAATGCCTGGTCGACCTGGTCGTCCGGGGTGCCGGCGCTCACCGACGACCTGTGGAGCAACCCGTCCCGCTTCTCGACGATCGACACGCCTCGGCTCGACCCTGCCTCCACCGCGCACGCGCTCGTCGCCCGCGGTACGCACGGCGTCCGCACCTGGAGGCTCGACCCGGCGAGCAAGACATTCGCCCGCTACCGCCCGTACGGGAACTTCCCCACCTTGGATCAGCCCGCTCTCGTCGCTGCCCAACAACTGCTTGAACTCGCGATACCGGTGCGCAACACCTATATGTCGGCCAACATCGACAACACCGCACTTCAGCTGAAGCAATACATGGACGACCTGGTAGCCAGGTGCAACGGGCAGCCGATCAGCGAGAATCCCAATCGCTATGAGACCTGTACGCCGCCGAACGGGAGCGGAGTCTCCGTTGACAGTTGGACGACGACGAGCAATCAGCTGATCAGTGAGTTGTATTGGGCGAGCCAGGCAGTCACTCACTTCGACCACCTCTCCGATCTGAAGAACGCCCTGTTCGTCGACGAGAATTCCGAGTTCCCCTCGATCGTGGACGACCTCAAGCTGGGTCAGGCGCAGAGCATCCGAGCTCCGGCACCATCGAAGCCGGGCCCTGATCTGCTCGGCCTGTTCGAGGGCGTCGCCGACCTGGCAGCGCCGGTCATGGCCCTCATACCGGGCGGGGAAGGGGGGAGCATCTTGCTGGAGTTGACCGCTGCCGCGCTGGCGATCACCGCTTCGACGACGCCCGAGTCGGATCCGGACGACCATTCCGTGAACGACGAGTTCACGCCTACCTACAACGAAGTTCAGAAAACCATCGCCACCAACCAGCAGCACATGCAGGATGCCATCAACAACCACAAGCACCACGTGCTCGCGGACTATGGCCTGCTGTCCACCGTCGGACACCAAGTCAGTGCTCAGGTGTGGATCCTCGATCAGGATGGGCTGTTGAGCGTGTCACGGTACGCCTTCACCCGCTGGGTCTACAACAAGTTCCTGCCCGCGCTCTGGGATCGCTGGCAGGTCAGCAAGTGCATGGACCTCACGACCGTTGCCGTGCGCGATCGAGATCGGGTGGACTGGTTCAACTGGGGGTGCGCGTCAGCGCAACCTGGCGAACGACCGCCCATTTACGTCGGCGAGATCCAGAACAAGTGGGTCAATGAGACGCTAGTCGAGTCTTGGTATCCGACGTTGCCGGGTGAGCCACCGAACGAACTCGAGATCGACTTCACCTCCTGGGATGGCTATCACAGCCGTGGCCGACCGTGCACCGGTCCCGACAATGCCCTCTTCTCTCTCAAACCGGATTCGTGGGGAGCGTACGGCTATAGCTGCGATTTCCGCAACAACTACCTCACCGGCCCCTACTTTATGACGACCTACATCCTCCGTACGCCGGTCAGCAAGGAGTGCAGCTATGACGGTGTCGGCACCGGACGCTGGGAGTACGGCGACTGCACACTCGGCATCGGCCTCGACGAGCTCAACAGCTGGGGTTTTGCCACCCGAACCTGCGACTACTGGCGCAACACCTACCAGAACGGGTCCCACGACGGGGAGGAGTGCTTCAATGCCCAGCCCGCGTCGGGTGTAACGGTCGCCTCGGCCATACTGCGGGGCTCCAATTCGGGTCAAGTCAGTGCCAGCTTCACAGACACGATCCCCAAGGGATTCGACCTCCGCCGCGCCAAGGTCGAGTTGTTCAAGGTGCTGCACGAGGAAGGCGGTTCCGGCGGGCTCGTCAACACGTCGAAGGGCGAGGACGTATTCCCACAGACCGTACGGCTGAAGAAGGCAAGCAAGAAGAAGGCAGAGTTCACGATCCGCGGGAAACCATCGATCAAGGGCACCCTGAAGGTCCGCGGTGACCAACTCGCGGTGCAACTCAAGATCACCGGCTCGAAGTTCGACGAAGCGCAGCGCTGTGCTACTCAGTCATCGACGCATCTGAACACCCACATCCTGGTCACCGACAAGCGGGGTCGCTATGTCCAGATCTATGGCTCCGCGCCATGGACCTGTGTCAAGGACAAGAAGGATCGGCTCGTCCGGCTCGAATACGGGACGACCGCGTCGACCAAGCGCACGCGGTGA
- a CDS encoding class I SAM-dependent methyltransferase encodes MVVVDPELSRRAASFDAVADVYAAVRPGYPQQLSDWLVPADARQVVDVGAGTGKFTATLVRPGRTVVAVDPSPQMLAQLRRSLPGVDARIGTAEAIGVPDGWADAVTVAQAWHWVDVPAACAEVARALRPGGQLGLIWNYRDERVGWVRELGIAMHADGDHYTGSIEAATPEVVAPFGRPEIRGHSWRQPHTRESLLDLVRSRSYFAVLDPWERETALADVISLLDTHPELAGRQSFELPYVTIAFRYTLGATSVHG; translated from the coding sequence ATGGTCGTGGTCGACCCTGAGTTGAGCCGACGCGCTGCCTCCTTCGACGCCGTTGCCGACGTCTACGCGGCCGTTCGGCCCGGATATCCGCAGCAGCTCTCCGACTGGCTCGTCCCGGCCGATGCCCGCCAGGTCGTCGATGTCGGGGCTGGCACCGGCAAGTTCACCGCCACGCTGGTCCGCCCCGGTCGCACGGTGGTGGCGGTCGACCCGTCGCCTCAGATGCTGGCCCAGCTCCGTCGTAGTCTGCCCGGCGTCGATGCCAGGATCGGTACCGCCGAGGCGATCGGCGTACCGGACGGATGGGCGGATGCGGTCACCGTCGCCCAGGCCTGGCATTGGGTCGACGTTCCGGCCGCGTGTGCCGAGGTCGCGCGAGCGCTTCGGCCCGGCGGCCAGCTTGGCCTGATCTGGAACTACCGCGATGAGCGGGTCGGCTGGGTCCGCGAGCTCGGGATCGCGATGCATGCCGACGGTGATCACTACACCGGCAGTATCGAGGCTGCGACCCCCGAGGTTGTCGCTCCGTTCGGCCGCCCCGAGATCCGCGGGCACTCCTGGCGGCAGCCTCATACGAGGGAGTCGCTGCTGGATCTCGTCCGCTCGCGCAGCTATTTCGCAGTGCTGGATCCCTGGGAACGGGAGACCGCGCTTGCTGACGTGATTTCGCTCCTCGACACCCACCCGGAGCTGGCCGGCCGCCAGTCCTTCGAGCTGCCGTACGTCACCATCGCCTTCCGCTACACCCTGGGCGCTACGTCGGTCCACGGCTGA
- a CDS encoding DUF6912 family protein encodes MSVFVPLTLAAARELRSSGSASELVGYADGPALRRWLGETRLDDEEAGYVALNHAGAAALLLDGDSSTRLVLAVDLELVGTDDLGAVSVPQVRWADVRSLFADEASAADAVRAARQEVGGLDLGAALAVAAVADLQDSYDLLWYAPEELDSLATDVEG; translated from the coding sequence ATGAGTGTCTTCGTCCCGCTCACTCTGGCTGCCGCCCGGGAGCTGCGGTCGAGCGGGTCAGCCTCGGAGCTGGTGGGGTACGCCGACGGACCAGCGCTGCGCCGTTGGCTGGGCGAGACTCGACTGGACGACGAGGAAGCCGGCTACGTCGCGCTCAACCACGCGGGAGCGGCGGCACTGCTGCTCGACGGCGACTCGTCCACTCGCTTGGTGCTGGCGGTCGACCTGGAGCTGGTCGGCACCGACGACCTCGGTGCAGTATCCGTGCCCCAGGTGCGGTGGGCCGACGTCCGGTCGTTGTTCGCCGACGAGGCGTCGGCAGCTGACGCTGTCCGGGCCGCCCGGCAGGAGGTTGGCGGCCTAGATCTCGGTGCCGCGTTGGCGGTCGCTGCGGTTGCCGATCTACAGGACAGCTACGACCTGCTCTGGTATGCGCCGGAGGAACTGGATTCCCTCGCGACGGACGTGGAGGGGTGA
- a CDS encoding D-alanyl-D-alanine carboxypeptidase codes for MLLANRPDELVFTGSTAKEFTIGSAYATLGPDRVITTPVYALGKRTRDRLAGTLVLVASGDLALGGRGAMQGRVDQAFTATTIDHVYGDIAPTAALVKDDPLAGLDSLAQQVASSGIKRIDGDVVIDTRLWQTFDGQEGPVPPIFVNDNILDLTVTGGSSPGRPATVRMRPQTAAFTVRSAVKTAPADAAGELVVTPDPRHPERLTVSGTIGVGASQVTIHRIPDAATWARSLFIEALRRAGVTVSAPTVARNSTSGLPGRPGQPTRYPDDRKVATLTSPPLERFGTMILLTSYDTGANAVLCLLAAGRGSTDCTDGLKSIREQVDAAELDSDNVLLFDGQGADPASTTPTQMAAWMTWVRTQPWGDALVAGQPVLGESGTMALSGHDSPARGKIAAKTGTSLAVDPATGRAYAKVQSLAGYLTTNSGRTLVLALSMSGGTYPDVPTALTGAGDDVNAVAAAFQQAIP; via the coding sequence GTGCTGCTGGCCAACCGGCCCGACGAGCTGGTCTTCACCGGGTCGACGGCCAAGGAGTTCACCATCGGCTCCGCGTACGCGACTCTGGGGCCGGACAGGGTGATCACCACCCCGGTCTATGCCCTGGGCAAACGGACGCGGGACCGACTCGCCGGGACGCTGGTCCTGGTCGCCTCCGGCGATCTTGCCCTGGGTGGCCGGGGTGCGATGCAGGGCCGAGTGGATCAGGCGTTCACCGCCACCACGATCGATCACGTCTACGGTGACATCGCACCGACGGCGGCCCTGGTGAAAGACGACCCGCTGGCCGGGCTGGACAGCCTCGCCCAGCAGGTCGCCAGCTCCGGCATCAAACGGATCGACGGCGACGTGGTGATCGACACGCGGCTATGGCAGACGTTCGACGGCCAGGAAGGGCCGGTGCCGCCGATCTTCGTCAACGACAACATCCTCGACCTCACCGTGACCGGCGGCTCGTCGCCGGGTCGGCCGGCGACGGTGCGGATGCGACCGCAGACCGCAGCCTTCACCGTGCGGTCCGCGGTGAAGACCGCGCCCGCGGACGCGGCCGGTGAGTTGGTGGTCACCCCCGACCCGCGGCATCCGGAACGGCTGACCGTCTCGGGCACCATCGGGGTGGGTGCCTCCCAGGTGACGATCCACCGCATTCCGGATGCCGCGACCTGGGCCAGGAGCCTGTTCATCGAGGCGCTCCGGCGCGCCGGCGTGACCGTCTCCGCCCCGACAGTCGCGCGCAACAGCACCTCCGGACTGCCGGGTCGTCCCGGCCAGCCCACCCGCTACCCGGACGACCGGAAGGTGGCGACGCTGACCTCGCCGCCGCTGGAACGGTTCGGCACGATGATCCTGCTGACCAGCTATGACACCGGGGCGAACGCGGTGCTGTGCCTGCTCGCGGCCGGGCGCGGCTCGACCGACTGCACCGATGGGCTCAAGAGCATCCGCGAACAGGTCGACGCCGCCGAGCTCGACTCGGACAACGTGCTGCTGTTCGACGGACAGGGCGCCGATCCCGCCTCCACCACCCCGACCCAGATGGCAGCCTGGATGACCTGGGTCCGGACCCAGCCCTGGGGCGACGCCCTGGTCGCCGGCCAGCCCGTGCTGGGCGAGTCGGGGACGATGGCGCTGTCAGGGCACGACAGCCCGGCCCGCGGCAAGATCGCGGCCAAGACCGGCACCAGCCTGGCCGTCGACCCGGCCACCGGCCGCGCGTACGCCAAGGTGCAGAGCCTCGCCGGCTATCTGACGACCAACTCCGGTCGGACGCTCGTGCTCGCGCTGTCGATGAGCGGCGGGACCTATCCCGACGTGCCGACCGCGCTGACGGGCGCCGGGGACGACGTGAATGCCGTAGCCGCGGCCTTCCAGCAGGCAATCCCCTGA
- a CDS encoding DUF2505 domain-containing protein has translation MDIRSRVEFTAGVEEVFAMMTDRAYLEEVCKATHARSHEATVTGTTTHTIRRLPAPAAAAKFTGPELTVSEKIDWGPADAAGHRTGRVSMSVPGQPVTMQGIVVLSADGPGTVAELTGVLKVAIPILGKKLEQAAAPAVLAGFRTQQKVGDAWLVR, from the coding sequence ATGGACATCAGGTCACGTGTCGAGTTCACCGCTGGAGTCGAGGAGGTCTTCGCGATGATGACCGACCGCGCCTACCTGGAGGAGGTGTGCAAGGCCACCCACGCCCGCTCGCATGAGGCGACCGTGACTGGCACCACGACGCACACCATCCGCAGGCTGCCCGCCCCGGCTGCTGCGGCCAAGTTCACCGGTCCGGAGCTCACCGTCTCGGAGAAGATCGACTGGGGGCCCGCGGACGCGGCCGGCCACCGGACCGGCCGGGTGTCGATGAGCGTGCCCGGTCAGCCGGTCACCATGCAGGGCATCGTCGTGCTGTCGGCCGACGGGCCCGGCACCGTTGCCGAGCTGACCGGCGTGCTCAAGGTGGCCATCCCGATCCTGGGCAAGAAGCTCGAGCAGGCCGCCGCCCCAGCCGTGCTGGCCGGGTTCCGGACTCAGCAGAAGGTCGGCGACGCCTGGCTGGTGAGGTAG
- the ku gene encoding non-homologous end joining protein Ku, with amino-acid sequence MPRSIWKGAISFGLVTIPIKLYSATEEKDISFRQVHPTDGGRIKYKRVCEKCGKEIPYAEIAKGYELPDGRLVILTSEDFDDLPLSTTKAVEVVQFVAEEEVDPTYFAKTYFLQADGPGIKPYVLLRDALTKTGKSAVVKVALRSRESLALIRSKDDVLLMHTMLWPDELRDGSFAAPPSEVTVSDAEVTMAQSFIDALSGDFEPEEYHDSYREALEALVQSKAEGVPLEAEPEVQEQAEVVDLVAALRASVEAAKKRREAAAESKAV; translated from the coding sequence ATGCCACGGTCCATCTGGAAAGGCGCGATCTCGTTCGGGCTGGTCACCATCCCGATCAAGCTCTACTCGGCGACGGAGGAGAAGGACATCAGCTTCCGCCAGGTTCATCCCACCGATGGCGGCCGGATCAAGTACAAGCGGGTCTGCGAGAAGTGCGGCAAGGAGATCCCGTATGCGGAGATCGCCAAGGGCTACGAGCTGCCCGATGGCCGGCTGGTCATCCTCACCTCCGAGGACTTCGACGACCTGCCGCTGAGCACCACCAAGGCGGTCGAGGTGGTGCAGTTCGTCGCCGAGGAGGAGGTGGATCCCACCTACTTCGCCAAGACGTACTTCCTGCAGGCCGATGGTCCGGGCATCAAGCCGTACGTGTTGCTGCGGGACGCGTTGACGAAGACCGGCAAGTCCGCCGTGGTGAAGGTCGCGCTGCGCTCCAGGGAGTCGTTGGCGTTGATCCGGTCCAAGGACGACGTGCTGCTGATGCACACCATGCTCTGGCCCGACGAACTGCGCGACGGGTCCTTCGCCGCCCCGCCGTCGGAGGTCACAGTGTCCGACGCCGAGGTCACCATGGCGCAGTCGTTCATCGATGCTCTGTCGGGCGATTTCGAGCCGGAGGAGTACCACGACTCCTACCGGGAGGCGCTGGAGGCGCTGGTGCAGTCCAAGGCGGAGGGCGTACCGCTGGAGGCCGAGCCGGAGGTGCAGGAGCAGGCCGAGGTCGTCGACCTGGTCGCCGCGCTGCGGGCCTCGGTCGAGGCGGCCAAGAAGCGGCGTGAGGCGGCGGCCGAGTCCAAGGCGGTCTGA
- a CDS encoding sensor histidine kinase, with product MTSRQRHRSALRQSLCGALGVIALASTVIAYGQISYFLVEQAGPVMLYVCITATALVYLGTGLVAWARRPGNRCGLIMVLTGLSWFLSAAGNLTSTPVAAIGTAAATSPLVFIVWLLHVFPSGRIRSRLSQVTVIGGFIVALVLQAPLYLFEVDGPYPVSLAVADRPDLVALGGTVQSLAGMLVMLSTAWVLLARIRRAPAQQRVVLATLYAYGIVAVLSVPLGANVLAPLLALSAEGLVAFQLSLLAGLPIVFLWAMLQGVFARTGEVTELGEWIGDTADDPADDTAVAPVLAALRRALGDPSVELGRWSGSAYLDAAGNPIRPPRPDADRASVEIGLGSRRVGVITYDADLNPDPEPVRAAGAIAAVALENARLTAELRANQSALQLSRERLVEAGDRARRRLAQNLHDGLQVELVLLALQAQELAELEQRPADLPEAAERLRERIDGAARELRELVHDVMPAPLMERGLIPAVVDLADRMPLPTSVAVSDRTMTLPPTVESTAYFVIAEALSNAVKHAQATRLDVRVDREGNRLIIVVIDDGVGGAVAGTGAGLSGIANRVDVLGGRLTVESPPGAGTRLRVELPCGS from the coding sequence GTGACGAGTCGCCAGCGTCACCGCTCGGCCCTTCGGCAATCCCTGTGCGGGGCGTTGGGTGTGATTGCGCTGGCCAGCACGGTCATCGCCTACGGCCAGATCAGCTATTTCCTGGTCGAGCAGGCCGGTCCGGTCATGCTCTACGTGTGCATCACCGCGACCGCACTTGTCTACCTCGGCACGGGGTTGGTGGCGTGGGCCCGCCGCCCGGGGAACCGCTGCGGCCTGATCATGGTGCTTACCGGGCTTAGCTGGTTCCTGTCCGCCGCCGGCAACCTCACCTCGACCCCGGTGGCCGCGATCGGCACGGCGGCGGCCACCAGCCCGCTGGTGTTCATCGTGTGGCTGCTGCACGTCTTCCCCTCCGGACGGATCCGCTCGCGGCTGTCGCAGGTCACGGTGATCGGCGGCTTCATCGTCGCGCTGGTCCTCCAGGCGCCGCTGTACCTGTTCGAGGTCGACGGCCCCTACCCCGTGTCGCTGGCGGTGGCCGACCGTCCCGACCTGGTGGCGTTGGGCGGCACGGTGCAGTCGCTGGCCGGGATGCTGGTCATGCTCAGCACCGCCTGGGTGTTGCTGGCACGGATCCGCCGGGCACCCGCACAGCAGCGCGTGGTGCTGGCCACCCTGTACGCCTACGGGATCGTCGCCGTCCTGTCGGTTCCGCTGGGGGCCAATGTGCTGGCTCCGTTGCTCGCGCTCTCGGCCGAGGGTCTGGTGGCCTTTCAGCTCTCTTTGCTGGCCGGCCTGCCGATCGTCTTCTTGTGGGCGATGCTGCAGGGCGTCTTCGCCCGAACGGGCGAGGTGACCGAGCTCGGCGAATGGATCGGGGACACCGCCGACGACCCGGCCGACGACACGGCAGTGGCACCGGTGCTCGCGGCTCTGCGCCGCGCCCTGGGCGATCCGTCGGTCGAACTGGGTCGTTGGTCGGGCTCGGCCTATCTGGACGCCGCGGGCAACCCGATCCGCCCACCGAGGCCCGACGCGGACCGGGCAAGTGTCGAGATCGGCCTTGGTTCGCGTCGAGTGGGCGTGATCACCTACGACGCCGACCTGAACCCCGACCCTGAGCCGGTGCGCGCGGCAGGTGCCATCGCGGCCGTCGCGCTCGAGAACGCCCGGCTCACCGCCGAGCTGCGCGCCAACCAGTCGGCGTTGCAGCTGTCTCGGGAACGTCTGGTCGAGGCCGGCGACCGCGCACGTCGCCGGCTTGCCCAGAATCTGCACGACGGGCTGCAGGTGGAGCTGGTCCTTCTGGCGCTCCAGGCACAGGAGTTGGCCGAGCTGGAGCAGCGCCCGGCCGATCTGCCGGAGGCCGCCGAGCGTCTCCGGGAGCGAATCGACGGCGCCGCGCGGGAGCTGCGCGAGCTGGTCCACGACGTGATGCCGGCCCCGCTGATGGAGCGCGGCCTGATCCCGGCCGTGGTGGATCTGGCGGACCGGATGCCGCTGCCCACCAGCGTGGCCGTCTCGGATCGCACGATGACCCTGCCACCGACCGTCGAGAGCACCGCGTACTTCGTGATCGCCGAGGCGCTCTCCAACGCGGTGAAGCATGCACAGGCCACCCGGCTCGACGTCCGGGTGGATCGCGAGGGCAACCGGCTGATCATCGTCGTCATCGACGACGGGGTCGGCGGCGCCGTCGCCGGCACGGGCGCCGGGCTGTCCGGCATCGCCAATCGAGTCGACGTGCTGGGCGGTCGGCTGACCGTCGAGAGCCCGCCGGGTGCTGGCACCCGGCTGAGAGTGGAGCTGCCATGCGGATCGTGA
- a CDS encoding response regulator transcription factor codes for MRIVIGEDEALLRAGLQHILEAAGLSVVGTASDAEDLVRICLELAPDLVVTDIRMPPTHTDEGLRAALEIRRRLPQVGIVVLSQHLQRQYALELLADQTAGTGYLLKQRIADVKTFVEDLRRVGSGGIVLDPEVVALMVARARVESPELDRLTPRQRDVLALLAQGRSNTAIARQLGISLRAVVQHTSHIYDALDLSESDDGHRRVLAALRFLSQD; via the coding sequence ATGCGGATCGTGATCGGGGAGGACGAGGCCCTGCTGCGCGCTGGGCTGCAGCACATCCTGGAGGCCGCCGGCCTCTCGGTGGTGGGCACCGCATCAGACGCTGAGGATCTGGTCCGGATCTGCCTCGAGCTGGCGCCGGACCTGGTGGTGACCGACATCAGGATGCCGCCGACGCACACCGACGAGGGCCTGCGCGCCGCGCTGGAGATCAGGCGCCGGCTCCCTCAGGTCGGCATCGTCGTGCTGTCTCAGCACTTGCAGCGGCAGTACGCGCTGGAGCTGCTGGCGGACCAGACAGCCGGCACCGGATACCTGCTGAAACAGCGGATCGCCGACGTCAAGACATTCGTCGAGGACCTGAGGCGGGTCGGCTCCGGGGGCATCGTGCTCGATCCCGAGGTCGTCGCCTTGATGGTGGCCCGGGCTCGGGTCGAGAGCCCGGAGCTCGACCGGCTCACGCCGCGGCAGCGTGATGTGCTGGCGTTGCTGGCGCAGGGCAGGTCGAACACCGCGATCGCCCGACAGCTGGGCATCTCGCTGCGAGCGGTGGTCCAGCACACCTCTCACATCTATGACGCCCTCGACCTGTCCGAGAGCGACGACGGGCATCGTCGGGTGCTGGCCGCGCTGCGCTTCCTGTCCCAGGACTGA